The genomic DNA GAAACTGTCGCCCACTTCCGGCGCCCAGAAAGGCTCCGCATAGCCATAGGTCAGGAAGCAGAAGGCCATGCCCGCCGCCCTGGCGACATCATGGTCCAGTTCGCTGTCGCCGACATAGACGCATTCATCCGGCGCGCAGCCCAATTGATCCGACACGGCCGTCAGCAAATCCGGCGCGGGCTTGGGCAGCAGGCCGGCCTGCCCCCCACGACGACGCGGAAGTAGGGCGCAAGCCCCGTATCTGCCAGCACCTTGTCGCACAGCATCTGTGGCTTGTTCGAACAGATCGCCAGTTTCAGCCCCATGTCGTGCAGCCGTTTCAGGCATTCCGCGACGCCGGGGAACAGGCTGTCGGCCGGCGTGACATGGCGGGCGTAGCGGGCGCGGAAATCGAGGAGATCGGCATCCGGGTCGACGCAGGCAGGGCCGAGCAGGGCGGCCACCATGTCGCGGCCGCCCTGGCTCATATATTGGCGTGCGCCGACGGGATCGATCGCATGATCGCTCCCGCGATCCGCGATCATCGCCGACAGGATCGAGACGCAGATGCCGCAACTGTCGACCAGCGTGCCGTCGAGGTCGAAGATCACATAGCGGATCAAGACGCGATCCCGCACGGCTCCATTGCCTCGGCCAGTTCCTCGCGTGGAAGGAAGGGCGACAGATCTTCCAGGGTCGGCGACACCATGGTCCCGTCCTCCAGCCGGCGCGACGACAATTTGGGCGCGAATTCCTGGCGCTTGTCGATCATCACCTCGCACAGTTGCGGCCCTTCGCCGTCCAGCGTCGCGCGGATCGCGGCGGGCAGGCCGTCATGGGTCGCGACATTGCGCGACAGCAGGCCGAAGCCGGTCGCCAGCTTCGCGAAGTCGGGGAAGCTCAGGCCGCTGTCCGGGCCGCAGCCGACGATATTGTCGGGGAAATGATTCTGCTGCGACTGGCG from Sphingobium sp. CAP-1 includes the following:
- a CDS encoding HAD family hydrolase is translated as MRDRVLIRYVIFDLDGTLVDSCGICVSILSAMIADRGSDHAIDPVGARQYMSQGGRDMVAALLGPACVDPDADLLDFRARYARHVTPADSLFPGVAECLKRLHDMGLKLAICSNKPQMLCDKVLADTGLAPYFRVVVGGRPACCPSPRRIC
- a CDS encoding HAD family hydrolase is translated as MSDQLGCAPDECVYVGDSELDHDVARAAGMAFCFLTYGYAEPFWAPEVGDSFDCFPSLTSAIAARALLPHA